The Methylobacterium durans nucleotide sequence GGGCCTATCGGGGCCCGAGCTTCGGCCTCGGCGGCCTGCTCGTCATCATCCTCATCGTGCTCCTTGTCACCGGCCGGGTCTGACGGCGCGGCTCAGCGCGGGCAGGTGATCGCGACGATCGCGCTCGCCACGGGCGCGGCGGCTTGGCCCAGGCTCGCCGCCGCGCCGTCCTGCCTGGCGCCCGGCCGAAGGCCGGTCTCGGCGAGGAACGCGGCGACAGCCGGCCCCGCGATCAGGGGATAGCTCATCGGCGGCGCGACCCCGGCGACGAGACGCGGCGCCGCGGGGAAGCGGGCGACGATGCCCGCGAGCCGCCCGGCCCGGTCGATCGCGGGGGCTCCCGCAGCCCCCGGCTGCAGCGGCGCGACCACGCCGCCAGCAGGGCTGCCCGTGCCCGGCGCCAGGGTGGTGCCGCCCGCGCCTGCGCCGATCACGCCGAGCGCGTCGTCCGGCCCGGCCGGGTCCGGGCGGGGCGAGGGCAGGACGGAGCCCGGAGCGGACGGGGCTTCGAGGAGGGCGAGGCCGCGGGCCGGATCGCTCCTGAGGACGCGCGCGGCCGCCCCACCGATCCGCGGCGCCGCGCAGCCCTCGAGCGCGGCCGAGGCCGTGAGCACGCGCCCGGGCGCGACGGCGAGGCCCGTTGCCGCGATCGACGGCGTCGCGGCGGCCGGCGGCGCCTCCCGGATCGGCACAGGAGGTGGGGGGATTGGAGCCGCCGCGACGGCGGGCGCGGCCTCCGGAAACGGGAGGAAGGCGTTGGCGATCGCGATCACGAGCCGGTCCACCTCGCCCGCCAGTGCCTTGTCGTAGCCGATCGTGAAGCCGCGGATGCCGGCCTCCCCCGCGGCGTAGCGGATGTAGGACCGGCCCGCTCCCGTCTCGCCGGTCACGACGACGAAGTCCGGCCGCTTCAGCTTGTAGGTGATCTTGCGGTCCGGCCCCGGATTGGTGGCACGCTCGAACAGGACGTCGAGGCCCGTCTCCCCAGGCTTGAACGAGCGGCTTTCCAGCGTCACGCGCCCGTCCGCGCTCTGCCAGCGGCTGCCGCCGGGAATGGCAGTGCGCTTCGTCAGCAGCCGCTCCGGCACGCCGAGCACCGCCCCGCTCGCCGGATCGGGCTTGACGGTGAAGCGGGCGGCTTTCCGCGCCGCCTCGCCGCCCGCGAGGATCGCGGTGCGCAGGCGCGGCGCGAGCGGGTCCTCGGTTCCCGCACCGGCCCGGGTCCGGAAGCTCGCGAGCGCCTCGAAGGTGCGGCGCCCGAACGTACCGGTGATCACGCTGTTGTAGTCGCCGGTCCAGACGAGGGCGTCCTGCAGCCCCTTGCGCTCCGCCTCCGGCAGCGCCTCGAAAGCGGCTTTGGCCGCCTCGAAGCCCGGGTCGGGCGCTGCGGGCGCCGGGGCGGTGGGGGCTTCGGCCGGGCGGGCGGCGGGGGCGCCTGCGCTGCCGCTGGACCGAGGGCCAGCAGGCCGGCGATCAGGCTCGCGCCGAGACGGATGCCGAAAGTCCTGCTGTCCCGCCGCGTCATGTGAGGCCGCCCCCGAACCGGGCCGCGAGCTTGGCAGAGCGAACCCGGAAAGGCCAGGCGGGCGCGGGTCCGGAAGCCCCGGCACCGGCCCCGGCATCGGTCCGACCGGGCATTCACGGGCGGGGTATCCGCGTGGACAGGGCGCCGGTCTGGACGCCGGCGCTCAGGCCCGCGGGCCCACGAGGCCCGGGGGCAGCAGCACCGGCTCGCGGGCGATTGCCCTGGGTGCCGCCGCGGTGGGCGGGATCGGCTTGCGGGCCTCGGGCTTCGGAGCGGCGCTCGGCACGGGTTCGGTGCGGGGCGGCTTCGGGGCGGCGGGCCGGGCCGGAATCGATCCGGTGGTCTGCGGCTCGGGCGCTGCGGCGGACGGTGCGGGTGCGGCGCTCGGCGTATCAAGCCCGTAGATGTCGTCGCGGAAATGCGCCCGCCCGTCCGGGGTGGCGTAGCCCGTGAGATACACGAAGGTGACGGGGACCGGCTTCGTCAGCTTGATGTCCCGGCGATCACCCATGGCGATCCCGGTCTCGATCTCCATCGGGCCCCAGGCGGTGCCGGGCCCGTTCGGCCCCGGCGTGCTCGCGAGGAGCCAGCCCGCGAATTCCTTAACCTGGCCGACGCGCACGCAGCCGTGCGAGTGGAATCGCACCGAGCGAGCGAAGAGCGACTTCGAGGGCGTGTCGTGCATGTAGACCGCGTGGCGGTTCGGCATGTCGATGCGCACTTGGCCCAGCGAGTTGTCGAGGCCGGAATCCTGGCGCAGCGTGTAGTTCACCGCCCGCTCCGTCTTCCAGTCGACCGTGGTCGGGTCCACCTCGATGCCGCCCGGTCCGAGGATGCGGATCCGGTTCTTGGCGAGCCAAGTCGGATCCTTGCGCATCTTCGGGATGATCTCGTTCCTCACCACCGAGACCGGGACCGTCCAGGTCGGATTGAGATTGACGTCGGTGATGCGCGTCTCGACGGCGGGCGTCGGCTTGTCGGTGGAGCCGACCACCGCGACGTAGCGGCGGGCGACCGCGCCCTTCTCCACCGCCTCGACGGTGGCGGAGGGGATGTTCACGGTGACGTAGCGCTCGCCGAAGGGGAAGTTCGAGCCCATCAGGCGGGCGGCGGAGGCCGCGAGCTGGCGCTGGCGGACGGCGGCCGGCACGTTGAGCGCCGCCACCGTCTGGCGGGCGACGATTCCGGTCTCGGGCAGGCCGTGGCGGGCCTGGAAGGATTTGACGGCGGCGACCAGCGCCGCGTCGTGCCGGTCGCTCGGGGTCGCGTCCGCGGGCAGGTCGCCGGTGAGCGTCAGGTGGTGGCGCAGGCTCGGCACGGACGGGCTCTGGGCGCCCGGCTTCAGCACGAGATCCGCCGCGAGGCTCTCCCAGCCGCCCGCCTCGGCATAGGCCTGGTATCGCTCGGCCATGCGGAGCGTGTCGAGGAAGGTCGAGGGCGCGAGCGTCGGCACCGGATCCTCGGAGACGCGGGCGTAGACGAGCGGCGCCGGCTCGCGGGATTTCTTCGCCGGCGCAGCGGGTGCGGGTGACTCCGCCAGCGGTTGCGCGGGCGGGGCGGGCAGGGACGGGGCGGGCGGCGCGGGCGCCGCCGCGGCGGCGGGCGGCTCCGCCGCGGGCTGCGGCGCGATCGGCGGCGTCTGCGCGGCGGCGGTGCCGAGCGCCGCGATCAGCGCCAGCGGCGAGAGGCCCGCGCGCAGGCGGAAGGGGGACGGGAACAGACGCGAGCGCATCGCGGGCCTTTCGGAGGTGCGTGCGCGGGATCATGGGCGGGGATGGTTACCATTCCCCTGAACGGCGACGGGACAACGCGTCGAGCTTCGGTGACAGGTGCGGTGACTCACACCCGGCGCAGGCGCTCACGGGCCGCCCCATGATCCGGCGCGGCCGCGAAGGCCCTGTGCATCGCGTGCCAGAGCGGCTTGCGGCGGTAGGCGGCGTCGAAGGGCAGCGCCCGCTGCGGCAGCCCGTCCGGGCGGCGGCGGTCGGGGTGACGGTTGAGCCAGGTGGCGGGGTCGTAGAAATCCCAGGTCAGGATGTTGAGCACGGCCGGCTCGTCGAGCACCACGTCGAGGTAGCGCCGGGCGTAATCCGCCACCATCCGGTCGCGGGTCGCGATGTCGGCGGGGAAGGCGCGGTCGTCGAAGTCGAGCTCGGTGATCTCGATGCCGAGCCCCATCTGGCCGAGCTCGCGCAGGAAGCGCCGCAATTGCCGCTCGTCGATCGGGATCGGGCTCGCGAGGTGCGATTGCAGGCCGAAGCGGTGGATCGGCACGCCGCGGGCGCGCATGCCCTCGATCCGGCGCAGCACCAGGTTGCGGCGCGCCTCCATCCAGGGGACGCTCTGCTCCACCGCGTCCTCGTTCCAAGTGCCCGCGGCCTTCGGATCGACCTCGTGCAGGATCCGGAAGGCGAGGTCGATGTAGTCGGGCCCGAGGGCGGCGAGCCAGGGCGTCTCGCGCAGGCCGTCGGCGCGGCGGATCTCGCCCTGCGCCAGCACCTCGTTGATCACGTCCCAGGCCTCGATCCGGCCGCGGCAATGGCCCGCCACGGCGCCGATCCAGCGCCGCAGGAAGCTCTCCGCCTGGTAGGCGCTGGCGCGGGCGATGAGCGGCTGCGCCCAGGCTGGGATGCCGTCGTGCCAGACCAGGGTGTGCCCGCGCAGGCGCTGCCCGTTGGCCCGGGCGAGCCGCAGCACCTTGTCGGTTTCGGAGAAATCCTCGACGCCCGGAGCAGTGAGGATGCTCAGCATCTTCGTCTGGGTGTTGGGGACGAGGATGCCGCACTCGCGGGCGACGACCGCGAGGTAGGCCCGGTCCTGCATCCGCTCGACCGGAACCGCGGTGCCGTAGGCGAGGCCGGTGCGGGCGGCGGCCGCGTGGAGGCTGTCGGCCGACCACGAGCCCCGCCCTGCGCCGGCCTGGGCGGGCGCCGCGATGGTACCGGCGAGCCCGGCGATCACCGCGCGCCGGCTCGGGTCAGGGATGCGCACAGGATCGGTCCGGGAGGAGGAAAGGCGGAGAGACATTGTAAGCACGACCGCGTGCGGCGTGCGAGCATCCCCTCGACAACGCGTCTGCACGCCCCACCCTCACGGCGGCTTCAGCGCGACCGGAGACCGTCCCCATGCCCCAGCATCCCGCCCTCAGCCCCGGCCGCGCCGCCCTCGTGACCGGCGCCGCGAGCGGCCTCGGGCTCGCCGCCGCCAGGGCCTTCGCCGGCCTGGGCATGAACGTCTGGCTCGCGGACCTGCCGGGCGAGGCGCTGGAGGCCGCGCGCGCCGAGGTCGCGGCCCTCGCGGCCGTCGAGGTGCGGGCGGTGCCGACCGATGTCGGGAGCCGCGAGGCCGTGGCCGCCCTGCGCGAGGCCATGCTCGCGCAGGGCGGCCCTCCGGCCGTGCTGATGCTGAATGCCGGCATCGAGGGCGGCGGCACGCTCTTCTCCGACCTCGACCTCTGGCACCGCATCCTCGACACCAACCTCTGGGGCGTGGTCAACGGCATCGGCGCCTTCGTGCCGGGCATGATCGAGGCGGGCCGGCCCGGCGCCGTCATCGTCACGGGCTCGAAGCAGGGCATCACCACGCCGCCTGGCAACACGCCCTACAACGTCTCGAAGGCGGGCGTGAAGGTCGTCACCGAGGCGCTCGCCCACGACCTGCGCGGGCGCGCGGGCTGCCCCGTCAGCGCGCATCTCTTCATCCCGGGCTTCGTCTATACGGGCCTCGCCAGGGCCCGCGGGGTCGCCGAGAAGCCGGAGGGCGCCTGGACGCCGGAGGAGACGATCGCCTTCCTGCTGGAGCGGTTGGACGATTTCTACATCCTCTGCCCCGACAACGAGACCTCGCGGGCGCAGGACGAGCGCCGCATCGCCTGGGCGGCCGGCGACATCATCGAGAACCGTCCGGCGCTGTCGCGCTGGCACCCGGATCACGCCGAGGCGTTCAGGCGGCACATGGCGGGCTGAAGGGGCGTGTCCGGCACGAGCCGCACGGCCCACGCAACATTTCGCGCAATCGCCCGGACATGGCCCTCACCTAATCGTCCCGCCCGCGGCCGATCTCCGGCCGCGCTCTTGCGAGTGGCGGGACCGAACATGACGACAGGCGTGAGCACGGGAACCGCGGGGCAGATCCTGCGGATCCTCATCGCCCTCTTCTTCCTCGTCGCGGCGGGGATGAAGTTCGCGGGCACCGCGTTCGAGGTCGCGGGATTCGAGCGCTTCGGCTACGCCCTCTGGTTCATGTACGTGGTGGGCGCCCTCCAGGTCGTCGGCGCACTGCTCCTCGCGATGCGCGGCACGGCCGCCCTCGGCGCGGCGCTCCTCGCCGTGATCATGCTCGGCGCGGTGGGAAGCCACCTGCGGGCGGGCGACCCCGTGACCATGGCGATGCCGGCCTTCATTCTCCTCGTCGTGCTCACCGGCATCGCCGGGCTCACGCGGCCCGCCGGCCTCGGGGCCCGGCGGCCCGCGTGAGCCCGGTGTCGCCCTCGTGAGACGGCCCCGGCTGGCGAACCTCTTGCGAGGGGTATAATCCGGGTCGCCGCCGGGCAGGGGGCGCGGGCCGCGAGCCCTGCCCTCCGCCCCGGTGGCCGCACGAACACGGGAGCCGCCCTTGGCCACGATCATCCCCGTCGCTTCCTTCGACTGCGTCGTCTTCGGCGCCACGGGAGACCTCACCACCCGCAAGCTCCTGCCGGCCCTCTATTACCGCTACAAGGACGGGCAGATCCCGCCGACGAGCCGCATCATCGGCGCCTCCCGCTCGGAGATCACGGGAGACCAGTTCCGCGAGCGGGCGCGGGACGCCCTCAAGCGCTTCGTGCCAGGCCACGACCTCTCCGAGGAGGCGCTCTCGGCCTTCGTCGACCATCTCGACTACGTCGCGGTCGACGGCGCGGGCGAGGACGGCTGGGAGGATCTCGCGGTAAAGCTCGCCGAGCGCCCGGATCAGGTGCGGCCCTATTACCTCGCCACCTCGCCCGACCTCTACGGCGCGATCTGCCGGAACCTCGCCCGCCACGGGCTCATCGGCGAGAAGAGCCGCGTCGTCCTGGAGAAGCCGATCGGCAAGGACCTGAAATCCGCCCGCGCCATCAACGACGCGGTCGGCGAGGTCTTCCCCGAGGAGCAGATCTTCCGGATCGACCATTATCTCGGCAAGGAGACGGTCCAGAACCTGCTGGCGCTGCGCTTCGCCAACACGATCTTCGAGCGGCTCTGGACCGCCGACGTGATCGACCACGTCCAGATCACGGTCGGCGAGACCGTCGGCGTCGAGGGCCGCGCCGGATATTACGACACCTCCGGCGCCCTGCGGGACATGGTGCAGAACCACCTCCTGCAACTCCTCTGCCTCACCGCGATGGAGAGCCCGCTCAACCTCGACGCGAACTCCGTGCGCGATGAGAAGCTGAAGGTTCTGCGGGCGCTCAAGCCGATCACGGTCAACGACGTGCAGCACGTCACCGTGCGCGGCCAGTACGCGGCGGGCGCCGTCGAAGGCAGGCCGGTGGAGGGCTACCTCGCCGACCTCGGCCCCGGCTCGCAGAGCCGCACCGAGACCTTCGTGGCGCTCAAGCTCGAAGTGCAATCCTGGCGCTGGGCCGGCGTGCCCTTCTACCTTCGCACCGGCAAGCGGCTGCCGCAGAAGATGTCCGAGATCGTGGTGCAGTTCCGCGCCTCGCCCTTCTCGATCTTCCCCGAGGAAGCCTTCGGGCGCGAGCCGAACCGCCTCGTCATCCGCCTGCAGCCGCAGGAGGGCATGAAGCTCGAGGTGATGACGAAGGATCCCGGCCCCGGCGGCATGCGCCTGCGGCCGACCGCCCTCGACATCTCCTTCGAGGAGACCTTCAAGCAGCGCTACCCCGACGCCTACGAGCGCCTGCTGATGGACGTGGTGCGCGGCAACCCGACCCTGTTCATGCGCCGCGACGAGGTCGAGGTCGCCTGGGCCTGGGCGGATTCGCTGCTGAAGGCCTGGGCCGACCGGCCCGAGGCGCCGCGCCCCTACGCCGCCGGCTCCTGGGGGCCGACCGCGGCGATCGCCCTGATCGAGCGCGACGGGCGCACGTGGCACGAAGATCTGCGCTGACGCGCAGCCGGTACGAAGACCCGTTCCGACGCACGAGAGCCCGGACCCCGCGAGGCCCGGGCTCCGCCCCCCGGCCCTCCGGCGCACCGGAGGGCATCCATCGCGCGTCCGCGCCCTTACCGGCCGGTCGTCGAGGTCGACTTCACCGGCTTCTCGCCGGGCACGTGCGACATCGTCCTGGTCCGCGATTCCACGGATTCACCGTCCCGGACCTTGGTCTTGGTCTGCGATTTCGAGAAGGTGCCCCCGTCATGGGCCATCGCCTTCGACTGGCCGTTGAGGCCCTGCCCGGTCTCGTTCGCGTGCGAGCGGCTCTTCGCCTTGTCGCCGGCCGCAGTGCCGCCGGTGGCGAGGGAGGAGCCGGTGCGCCCGTCCGCGCCCGTCGAGGTGCCGCCGGTGCCGACGCTCGAGGCCGAGGTGCCGCCCGCGGCCGCGGAGCCGGCGCTGCCGCCGGTGACGCTCGTCTGCGCCAGGACCGGTGCGGCGAGGAGGGTGGCGCAGAGCGCCACGGGCAGGAGGATGCGGAGCATGGGTCGCCTCACTTCTTGTCGGGGTGGCGGGTGACGACGCAGTCGCCGGAGCCCGCGACCACGGCCGAGCCGTTGCCGCTGGTGCTGACGGACGAGCTGGAACGGCCGTCGCCGGAGCGGACGGTGACCGAGTTGCCGCCCGTGCTGGAACTCGTGGTGCCGCCGGGCCGGCGGTGACGGAACTCGTCACGCTGCCGTCGGACTTCGAGCGATCCTCCACCACACGGCAGGGCTTGCCCTCGCTGTTGGTGACGGTGGTGCCCCCCGACACCCCGCCCGGCCCGGCCGTGACGGTGCTGGTCTGCGCGTAGCCCGCCGCCACGGCGCCCGTCAGGGCCGCGACACCGAAAACGGGCAGGAGCAGGCTGGGGAAGCTGAAGCGCGACATGAGCGTCTCCCTGGGCGTCGACTCAGGATCTCCCGGATGCGGAAACGAGCGGCCCCATCGGGACCGCCCGCGGCGCGTCAGCGCTTGTCGAGGCCCTTGTGCTGGCCGTGCTCGCCCGCCTTGCCGTGCTCGCCGGACTTGCCGGGGCCGTCCTTCATGCCGCTGCCGGAGCCGGCCGAGGAGCCACCCGTGCCCACCGTCGAGCCGGTGGTGTTGCCCGCCGAGGAGCCGCCGGTGCCGACCGTGGACGAGCTCTTGCCGCTGCCTGCGGACGAGCCGCCGGTCCCGAGCGTCGAGGAGGAGCCGCTGCCGGAGCCCGCCGAGGAGCCGCCGGTGCCCACCGTGGACGAGCTGGTGCCGCCGCCGGCCGAGGAGCCGCCCGTGCCGACGGTCGAGCTCGACTGGGCGAGAGCGAGCGCCGCGCCGCCCACGACGAAGGTGGTCGCCAGGGCTGCGACGCGAATCTGCTTCAGCAACATAGATTTCCTCCAAATTCGATTCTGATATCGAGCCATAATCCCGATATTCGCGGCTTGAAATGCGCGGCTGTCCGATATCGTTCCGAAATTTTCTTATGGTTTTTCGGCAATCGCGCAGATGATTTTTGGCGCGGCAACGAATCGGGTGCAATTTTTTTGGGAAAGACTATCGTGCCCAAGATGCCGCGCGAAGCCGGCGGCGCGGCTGCTGGCAGTCATGCGCGGCTCGGGTCGGATCGAGGACCAGGAACGGGAGCGCGTCTCGAACCGTTCCGCGGTCGAAATCCCGCCCGCAATCGGTCGGTACCGGACCCCTCAGAGCGGATCCTGCGCGACGAGGGCGAAGGTGAGGAGGTCGACGTCGGCCGCTCCGCCCCGCAGCAGCGCGCGGGCGGCGGCGTTCGCGGTGGCACCGGTCGTGGTGACGTCGTCGACGAGGAGCACACGCCGGCCCTGCAGCCGCGGGCGCCCCGCCTCCGGGACTCGAAAGGCCCCTTGGAGGTTCGCGGCGCGCCCCGCCCGGCTCAGGCCCACCTGGGAGCGGGTCGCCCGCACGCGCTTCAGCGCGCCGGGCTCGAAGGGCAGTCCGGACGAGCGGGCGATCGGACGGGCGAGGAGGGCGGATTGGTTGAAGCGGCGCCGGAACAGGCGCCAGCGATGGAGCGGCACCGGCACGACGCAATCCGCCTCGGCGAGCAGCTCGCGCCCGCGCGCGGCCATCATCCGGGCCATCGGCACGGCGAGATCGAGCCGGTCCTCGTATTTGAGGCGATGGACGATCTCGCGCGCCGTGCCGTCGTAGAGAGCGACGGCCCGTCCTCGTCCGAAGACAGGCGGCTCGGCGATGGCGCGGGGCGAGAGGAGGGGCCCGATCCCGAGATCGAGGGCGAACGGGGTCCCGTAGCGCGGGCAGTAGGGTGCCTCGATCAGGCGTAGGCCGGTCCAGCAGGCGGGGCAGAGGGCGCCGGGATCGGCGGTCGCGGCGCCGCAGGCGGCGCAGGTCGGCGGGTAGACGAGACCGAGCGCGTGGCGGAGCAGCGACCGGAACGCGGGCACCGATGCGAGAAGCGGTGCCCGCACGCGGGTTCCTAATGCGCCGTCTGGGCGGGCGGCTGGCCCGCGTTGTTCCGGCGCTCCTCCTTGTTGGCGCGGTGGCGCCCGATGGCGCAGCCTGCGGCTGCGCCGACGACCCCGTGCCCGGCCATGTGGCCGGCGACGCCGCCGACGATGGCGCCCTTGAGGCAGCCCTTGGCTTCGGCCGCGTTGCTGAGGGAGAGGGCCGTGAGGACCATCGCGGCTCCGAGGACAATGCGCTTCATCGCTGAATACTCCGGTCAAGGTGGAGCAGAAACGATCCGGCTCCTCTGCCGTTCCGGTCTCGCGCAAGCGTGATGGGAGGCTCGGGGCCGAGCCTTTCGTCGCACGCATGCCGCGAGCATCCCGGCCCGCTGGCAACCGCACCGCCATCGCCCCATTGTCTGCCGATGGACGCGCCGATTCCCCTGTTCGACACGCCGCTCGGCCGCCGCCGCCTCGCCCGGGCCCGCGCGGGCGGCTACGCCGACTTCCTGCTCGCCCGCACGATTGAGGATCTGGAGGATCGGCTCGCCGCCGTGCTGCGGACCTTCTCCCGCGCTCTCGATCTCGCCTCGCCGATGCCCGCGGCGGCACAGCGCCTTGCGGCCGGCGGGCGCGCGGGATCCGTCCTGCGCCTCGCGCCCGTGCCGGAGGCGGCCGACGGGCTTCTGCGCGTCGTCGGAGACCCCGAATCGCTGCCCTTCGCCGCCGAGAGCTTCGACCTCGCGGTCTCGCTGCTGGCGCTCCAGCACGTCAACGACCTGCCTGGTGCCCTGGTCCAGCTCCGCCGGGCCCTGCGGCCGGACGGGCTCTTCATCGGCTGCCTCCTCGGCGGACGCACCCTCACGGAGCTGCGCCAAGCCTTCGCGGCGGCCGAGAGCGAGATCGAGGACGGGATCAGTCCGCGCATCGCGCCCTTCGCCGAGGTGCGCGAGATCGGCGGCCTTCTCCAGCGGGCGGGCTTTGCCCTGCCGGTCACCGACACCGAGACCCTGACGGTGCGCTATCCCGATCCCTTCGCCCTGATGCGGGATCTGCGCGCGATGGGGCTGACCAACATCCTGACGGAGCGCCGCCGCACGCCGCTGCGGCGCGCGACGCTCGTCCGCGCGGCCGAGATCTACGCCGACCGCTTCGCCGACCCGGACGGGCGCCTGCGGGCGAGCTTCGAGATCCTCTGGGTCTCGGGCTGGGCGCCGCACGAGAGCCAGCAGAAGCCGCTCCGGCCCGGCAGCGCCAAGGCGCGGCTCGCCGATGCCCTGAACACGAGCGAGATCGGTCCCGACAGCACCCCCGCCGAGAGGAGCCAGCGATGAGAGAGCCCGGCCCCGACCATCCGATCGGAATCGCGCCGCACGCCAATCGCGTCCGCGTGAGCGCGCGTGGCCAGTCCGTCGCCGATTCGCGCCGCGCCCTGCGCCTCAGCGAGGCGAGCTACCTGCCGGTCCTCTACATCCCGCGGGCGGACGCCCGGTTCGAGCTGTTCCGCAGGAGCACCCGCACCAGCCACTGCCCTTACAAGGGCGAGGCCAGCTACTACGACCTCGTCGTCGACGGCGAGGTGCGCCCGAACGCGGTCTGGAGCTACGAGGACCCGTTCCCGGCGGTGAACGCCATTCGCGGGCACCTCGCCTTCTACCCGGACAAGGTCGACGCGATCGAGGACGCGTAGAAGGCGGCCCGCCCTCGCTTTTAGCCGATCTCGGGCGTGCCCGAGATCGGTCCTTGCTGGTCCGGACCGGGCGAAGCCGATCCGGGTGGGTGCGACGCGCCTGCTCCTACTTGTCGAGGTCCTGCGCCATCTTCAGGTGGTGGTCGAGATGCGGCTGGGTCTTGCCGGCCCAGGATTTCAGGTCGGCATTGTCGCCGCTCTTCGCGTAGCGCCCGAACAGGTCCACGGCGTCTTTGTGCGCCTTCACCTGATCGCTGTGGTACTGCTTGTTGAAGTCGTTGCCCTGCAGGCCCTTCAGCTTGTCGAGCTTGCTCTGGTGCGTGCTGTCGAGTTCCGTCGGCAGGGTCGCCTGCACCTTGCCGCCCTCGACGAAGCCCTTCAGGTCGCTGGTCGTCTTCTTGTGCTCGTCGATCATCTGCTTGGCGTAGGTCTTCGTGGCGTCGTCGCCCCGCTCGACCGCGAGCTGGCTCGACTGGATCTCGAACATGTCGCTGATCGCCGCCTCCTTCACGAAGTCCGCGGTCGATGGTGCGGCTCCGACGAGCGTGTTCAGGCCGCTCTTTTCGCTGAGCGACTGGGCCAGGCCGGGCGAGGCCGCGGGCAGGGTGAGCGCAGCCAGGCAGGCAGCAACTAGAAGATGATTTTTCATAGCAGATTCCCTCTGAAATTGAGTGGAGGGAAAAGGTTCGCCGCCCTCCGGGAGTTCCGCTTCGCGGGCGACTTGCCGCTGCCTTCAGCGGCCGCCGACGAGGCTCCAGAAGCCGTGCTTGCGGCCGTGGTCGCGGCGCAGGATGTCGCGGTAGGAGGCGGAGGCCGGATCGATCGCATCGAGCTGCATGAGGTAGCGCGCCGCGTGGGCATAGGCCTGCGTGCGCCCGCGCTGCAGGATGTCGTCGATCAGCCGGCGGTAGAGCAGGGCGGCGGCCTCCGGCCGCGCCTGTTCCAGCCTCTCGGCCGCCGGGGCCAGAACCTCGTAGCGCTCGCCCTCCCAGGTCTTCGCCCGGTCGAGGACGAGGCGGCCGGCTCGGTCGAGATCCGGCCAGTTGATGAGGAAGGTCAGGGCCCGGTAGGGCTGCGGGAAGGCCATCGCCCGATCGAAGGCGTGGCGCAGCGCCTCGTCGTCCTCGAAATCGGGCAGCTTGGCGAGGTAGTCGCGCAGCATCTCCGCATCGAGCGTGTCGCAGAAGCGCTCCCAGCGCAGCGCCTGCGCCTCCTCCGCGCGCCCCAGCGCGTCGAGGATGCGGATCGTGAGGACGGTCCGCGCCCGCGCCGGCGCCTCGGTGTCGATGCGGCCGGTGATCAGCGCCTCCCCGCTGAGGACGTTCGCATTGCGCTGCTGGGGCCGGCGGATCCGCTCCAGGGCCTCGTCGGTGCGGCCGGCAGCGAGGAGGCGCTCCGCGACCGCGAGGTTGTCCGCTGCCGCGCCGGCCACCGCCTCCTCGAGGGCGATGAAGGCATCGACGTCACCCCGCCGGTCGGCGATGTCCTGGCGCGCGCGCAGCAGACGGCCGCGCGCCCGGGCGGAGCGCCAATCGCCCGTCTCCGCCGGCAGGTCGGAGAGGGCCTCCCCGAGATCCGCGTCGAGGGCGGGCAGGGCGCTCTCCGGCAGGCGGGGGATCAGGTCGAGGAAGAGCATCCCGAGCGGCCCGTCCGGGTCGCCCGAGACGAGGGCCAGGAGCCGGGCTGCGAAGCGCGTGGCCTCCGCTTCGGGCAGGCTGCCCGCAATCTCGATCGCGGCCTCGCCCGCGCGCTCGTAGACCCCCTCCGTGATGCCGAGGCTGTCGTCGACCCGGCCGAGCACGCCCGCGGCGCCGTTCAGGAAGCGCACCAGCCGGTCGAGGGCCGCCCCCGGATCGAGGGGACGCAGCTC carries:
- a CDS encoding SDR family NAD(P)-dependent oxidoreductase; the encoded protein is MPQHPALSPGRAALVTGAASGLGLAAARAFAGLGMNVWLADLPGEALEAARAEVAALAAVEVRAVPTDVGSREAVAALREAMLAQGGPPAVLMLNAGIEGGGTLFSDLDLWHRILDTNLWGVVNGIGAFVPGMIEAGRPGAVIVTGSKQGITTPPGNTPYNVSKAGVKVVTEALAHDLRGRAGCPVSAHLFIPGFVYTGLARARGVAEKPEGAWTPEETIAFLLERLDDFYILCPDNETSRAQDERRIAWAAGDIIENRPALSRWHPDHAEAFRRHMAG
- a CDS encoding L,D-transpeptidase family protein, which encodes MRSRLFPSPFRLRAGLSPLALIAALGTAAAQTPPIAPQPAAEPPAAAAAPAPPAPSLPAPPAQPLAESPAPAAPAKKSREPAPLVYARVSEDPVPTLAPSTFLDTLRMAERYQAYAEAGGWESLAADLVLKPGAQSPSVPSLRHHLTLTGDLPADATPSDRHDAALVAAVKSFQARHGLPETGIVARQTVAALNVPAAVRQRQLAASAARLMGSNFPFGERYVTVNIPSATVEAVEKGAVARRYVAVVGSTDKPTPAVETRITDVNLNPTWTVPVSVVRNEIIPKMRKDPTWLAKNRIRILGPGGIEVDPTTVDWKTERAVNYTLRQDSGLDNSLGQVRIDMPNRHAVYMHDTPSKSLFARSVRFHSHGCVRVGQVKEFAGWLLASTPGPNGPGTAWGPMEIETGIAMGDRRDIKLTKPVPVTFVYLTGYATPDGRAHFRDDIYGLDTPSAAPAPSAAAPEPQTTGSIPARPAAPKPPRTEPVPSAAPKPEARKPIPPTAAAPRAIAREPVLLPPGLVGPRA
- a CDS encoding DoxX family protein is translated as MSTGTAGQILRILIALFFLVAAGMKFAGTAFEVAGFERFGYALWFMYVVGALQVVGALLLAMRGTAALGAALLAVIMLGAVGSHLRAGDPVTMAMPAFILLVVLTGIAGLTRPAGLGARRPA
- a CDS encoding DUF3309 domain-containing protein, whose protein sequence is MTLTTILLIILILIVLGGGNFLGGGAYRGPSFGLGGLLVIILIVLLVTGRV
- a CDS encoding endo-1,4-beta-xylanase — encoded protein: MRIPDPSRRAVIAGLAGTIAAPAQAGAGRGSWSADSLHAAAARTGLAYGTAVPVERMQDRAYLAVVARECGILVPNTQTKMLSILTAPGVEDFSETDKVLRLARANGQRLRGHTLVWHDGIPAWAQPLIARASAYQAESFLRRWIGAVAGHCRGRIEAWDVINEVLAQGEIRRADGLRETPWLAALGPDYIDLAFRILHEVDPKAAGTWNEDAVEQSVPWMEARRNLVLRRIEGMRARGVPIHRFGLQSHLASPIPIDERQLRRFLRELGQMGLGIEITELDFDDRAFPADIATRDRMVADYARRYLDVVLDEPAVLNILTWDFYDPATWLNRHPDRRRPDGLPQRALPFDAAYRRKPLWHAMHRAFAAAPDHGAARERLRRV
- a CDS encoding serine protease; translation: MPGLPDPRPPGLSGFALPSSRPGSGAASHDAAGQQDFRHPSRREPDRRPAGPRSSGSAGAPAARPAEAPTAPAPAAPDPGFEAAKAAFEALPEAERKGLQDALVWTGDYNSVITGTFGRRTFEALASFRTRAGAGTEDPLAPRLRTAILAGGEAARKAARFTVKPDPASGAVLGVPERLLTKRTAIPGGSRWQSADGRVTLESRSFKPGETGLDVLFERATNPGPDRKITYKLKRPDFVVVTGETGAGRSYIRYAAGEAGIRGFTIGYDKALAGEVDRLVIAIANAFLPFPEAAPAVAAAPIPPPPVPIREAPPAAATPSIAATGLAVAPGRVLTASAALEGCAAPRIGGAAARVLRSDPARGLALLEAPSAPGSVLPSPRPDPAGPDDALGVIGAGAGGTTLAPGTGSPAGGVVAPLQPGAAGAPAIDRAGRLAGIVARFPAAPRLVAGVAPPMSYPLIAGPAVAAFLAETGLRPGARQDGAAASLGQAAAPVASAIVAITCPR